One stretch of Malus domestica chromosome 14, GDT2T_hap1 DNA includes these proteins:
- the LOC103454580 gene encoding protein STRICTOSIDINE SYNTHASE-LIKE 10-like, with protein sequence MNPKLRLIAGVLAVVAAALAVNPPDYWKLLGLGVPPIPGSIDLLHTAQVIPVPGALGPESLAFDPTGDGPYTGVADGRVLKWDRNDRRWTDFAVTTSQRKECVRPFAPEMEHVCGRPLGLKFDKKNGDLYIADAYLGLQVVGPAGGLASQVVREVEGQPLRFTNDMDIDEHKDVIYFTDSSTIFQRRQFMSSVLNGDRTGRLLKYDKSSKEVTVLLRGLAFANGVALSKDRSFVLVAETTTCRILRIWLDGPNAGNTDVFAELPGFPDNIRRNSNGEFWVALHAKSGFVSKFITSNTWVGKLMLKLPLGFKRLHSLLVGGKAHATAVKLSENGEVLQVLEDCEGKTIKFISELEEKDGELWIGSVLMPFIGIYKL encoded by the exons ATGAACCCAAAGCTAAGGTTGATTGCAGGAGTACTTGCAGTGGTGGCCGCAGCGTTGGCCGTCAACCCACCTGACTATTGGAAGCTCCTTGGGCTTGGAGTACCTCCGATTCCGGGCTCCATTGACCTCCTCCACACTGCACAAGTTATCCCTGTTCCTGGAGCTTTGGGACCCGAGAGTCTCGCCTTCGACCCCACTGGAGATGGGCCCTACACCGGCGTCGCCGACGGCCGTGTTCTCAAGTGGGATCGGAACGATCGCCGGTGGACTGATTTTGCAGTCACCACTTCTCAAAG GAAGGAGTGTGTTCGCCCTTTCGCACCAGAAATGGAGCATGTCTGTGGAAGGCCTTTAGGATTAAAATTTGATAAGAAAAATGGAGATCTTTATATCGCTGATGCGTATCTTGGCCTTCAAGTAGTAGGTCCTGCTGGAGGGTTGGCATCTCAAGTGGTCAGAGAAGTTGAAGGTCAGCCACTTCGCTTCACCAATGACATGGACATTGATGAGCATAAGGATGTAATTTACTTCACAGATTCAAGCACAATCTTCCAGAGAAG GCAGTTCATGTCATCAGTCTTGAACGGAGACAGGACTGGCAGATTACTGAAGTACgacaaatcaagcaaagaagTAACTGTTTTACTACGAGGTCTTGCCTTTGCCAATGGTGTTGCTCTGAGCAAAGACCGCTCTTTTGTGCTAGTAGCTGAAACCACTACTTGCAGGATCTTGAGGATTTGGCTTGATGGTCCAAATGCTGGAAATACTGATGTTTTTGCTGAGCTTCCAGGATTCCCAGACAACATAAGAAGGAACTCGAATGGAGAGTTTTGGGTTGCATTGCATGCAAAGAGTGGATTTGTATCCAAGTTTATTACCTCGAACACATGGGTTGGAAAGTTGATGTTAAAGCTTCCCCTCGGCTTTAAGCGTCTGCATTCCCTACTAGTAGGAGGCAAGGCCCATGCAACTGCCGTGAAGTTGAGCGAGAATGGAGAAGTTTTGCAAGTTTTGGAAGATTGTGAGGGAAAGACTATAAAGTTCATTAGTGAACTGGAAGAGAAGGATGGGGAGCTGTGGATAGGGTCAGTTTTAATGCCTTTCATAGGCATTTATAAACTATAG